The following are from one region of the Paenalkalicoccus suaedae genome:
- a CDS encoding IS3 family transposase — MIYAFIQENVDTFTVVDMCRVMGVSKAGYYKWLKRKDLPETEREKRKKEIVKKIKQSFHESQGTYGSPRVLEDLDDWGYKISLKTVANIMREHELSALPERQYQVTTDSEHDMPVAPNLLDRNFHVEAPDMVWVTDITYIRTLEGWLYLATVMDLFSRKIIGLAIDKEMKTELALSALRMALHTRQPSDKLIHHSDRGSQYCSRAYQEVLYEYGIQVSMSRKGDPYDNACIESFHATIKKELIYRRRYQTREEGKKSVRYYIMNRYNERRRHSTLDYVSPNQFERQYVESIVSYTS; from the coding sequence GTGATATATGCATTTATTCAGGAGAATGTAGATACGTTTACGGTTGTGGACATGTGCAGAGTAATGGGAGTATCAAAAGCTGGATACTACAAATGGTTAAAGAGAAAAGACCTTCCTGAAACAGAAAGAGAAAAGCGTAAGAAAGAAATCGTAAAGAAGATCAAACAGTCTTTCCATGAAAGTCAAGGGACGTACGGAAGTCCACGAGTCTTAGAAGATTTAGATGATTGGGGGTATAAGATATCCCTTAAAACAGTCGCAAATATTATGAGAGAGCATGAGCTAAGTGCGCTGCCAGAGCGTCAATACCAAGTCACAACGGACTCCGAACACGACATGCCAGTTGCCCCAAATTTGTTAGATCGTAACTTCCATGTGGAGGCTCCAGATATGGTATGGGTAACGGATATTACATACATACGAACCTTGGAGGGTTGGTTATATCTCGCTACGGTTATGGACTTATTTTCACGTAAGATTATTGGATTGGCCATTGATAAAGAGATGAAGACAGAGCTTGCGCTCTCTGCATTACGAATGGCGCTACATACAAGACAACCTTCAGACAAGTTGATTCACCATTCCGATCGTGGTTCTCAGTACTGTTCGAGAGCGTATCAAGAAGTATTATACGAATATGGAATCCAAGTAAGCATGAGTCGAAAAGGAGATCCTTATGATAATGCTTGTATCGAATCTTTTCATGCGACGATCAAGAAAGAGCTTATTTATCGTCGAAGATATCAAACTCGCGAAGAAGGAAAGAAGTCCGTCCGTTACTATATTATGAACAGATACAACGAACGTAGGAGACATTCTACACTTGATTATGTGTCCCCAAATCAATTTGAGCGTCAATACGTCGAATCTATTGTATCCTATACGTCATAA
- a CDS encoding transposase has protein sequence MKKRPDQEFKDYAVKLVVEEGRKMTDVGHELNISSSSLGRWKKDYLERVNPSEEKETHYTPSEVAAMKKKHEKEMAAMKTENEILKKAMHYFTKDHE, from the coding sequence ATGAAAAAGAGACCGGATCAAGAGTTTAAAGACTATGCGGTGAAACTGGTTGTAGAGGAAGGGCGTAAGATGACGGATGTAGGACATGAGTTAAATATTTCGTCCTCGTCTTTAGGGAGATGGAAGAAAGATTACTTGGAAAGAGTAAATCCAAGTGAAGAAAAGGAAACGCACTACACGCCCTCTGAAGTGGCAGCGATGAAAAAGAAACACGAAAAAGAGATGGCAGCGATGAAAACGGAGAATGAAATCTTAAAAAAGGCTATGCACTACTTCACAAAAGACCACGAGTGA
- a CDS encoding acylphosphatase, translating to MIRYEAIISGRVQGVGFRVFTQAQAVERSLTGWVKNEANGDVHLEVQGEEATVYRFLDRVKQAQFPAKVDSFQTTKLDTVENEKDFKIK from the coding sequence ATGATTCGCTATGAAGCTATAATTTCTGGTCGCGTCCAAGGCGTCGGCTTTCGCGTTTTTACACAAGCCCAAGCAGTAGAGCGCTCTCTCACAGGTTGGGTTAAAAACGAAGCAAACGGTGACGTTCATCTTGAGGTACAAGGCGAGGAAGCAACAGTCTATCGATTTTTAGATAGAGTCAAACAAGCCCAATTCCCAGCTAAAGTAGACAGCTTTCAAACAACAAAGCTTGATACAGTTGAGAATGAAAAAGACTTTAAAATTAAATAA
- a CDS encoding CdaR family transcriptional regulator, whose amino-acid sequence MLSAEIAQEIVERTMKILPYNINVMNEKGMIIGSGTRDRIGTAHEIARQAIVAEEAIEITSELADELEGVRPGINLPITFQGTIVGTIGITGDPRVVRPFGELVKMTAEIILDQSFLLNQMQLDERITRELVNEWIRGEATSSKRFIERAKALAINLEIARGAVIIAIPERELSKRVKINHIEEIVKRDLGEQDVLSVLEGRLVILIHANTEEELNDRAKAWVHAFKTSVTIAVGSLQSDYHAAHTSYIEALHTSIVMEKLEDSMSFATYQDKSLERLLYKLFAGEKVVGTALSKELVSTLQTYVEHDGSIQEAADALFIHRNTMSYRLERIEILTGKNPKKLSDLFYLYATVVLAEKLSN is encoded by the coding sequence GTGCTATCAGCGGAAATAGCGCAGGAAATTGTGGAGCGTACGATGAAGATCCTGCCATATAATATTAATGTGATGAATGAAAAAGGAATGATTATAGGGTCTGGTACACGAGACCGAATAGGAACTGCTCATGAAATAGCGAGACAGGCGATCGTGGCCGAAGAAGCAATTGAGATAACATCTGAGTTAGCGGATGAGCTTGAAGGAGTTCGACCCGGAATCAACCTACCAATCACGTTTCAAGGGACAATTGTCGGAACGATTGGCATAACAGGAGATCCACGAGTCGTAAGGCCATTTGGAGAGCTTGTTAAAATGACAGCGGAAATTATTCTCGATCAATCATTTTTATTAAACCAAATGCAGCTAGATGAGAGGATAACGCGCGAGCTTGTGAACGAATGGATCCGTGGGGAAGCGACATCCTCCAAACGATTTATAGAGAGAGCAAAAGCATTAGCCATTAATTTGGAGATAGCGAGGGGAGCCGTTATTATTGCGATCCCAGAGCGCGAGCTAAGTAAGCGTGTAAAAATTAATCATATTGAAGAGATCGTTAAAAGGGATTTAGGGGAGCAGGATGTCCTAAGCGTACTCGAAGGTAGACTTGTCATTCTTATTCATGCTAATACGGAAGAAGAGCTAAACGATCGCGCAAAAGCGTGGGTGCATGCCTTTAAAACGAGCGTAACGATTGCAGTTGGCTCGCTTCAATCAGATTATCATGCTGCGCACACGTCTTACATCGAAGCACTACATACCTCAATTGTCATGGAGAAGTTGGAGGATTCTATGAGCTTTGCTACCTACCAAGATAAATCGCTTGAGCGCTTATTGTATAAGCTTTTTGCAGGTGAAAAAGTAGTGGGAACGGCGTTGTCAAAAGAGCTTGTATCAACCCTACAAACATATGTCGAGCACGATGGATCTATTCAAGAAGCGGCAGATGCTCTTTTTATCCACAGAAACACGATGTCTTATCGTTTAGAACGCATAGAGATACTAACAGGTAAGAATCCTAAAAAGCTGTCTGATCTCTTTTATTTGTATGCAACGGTTGTCCTTGCTGAAAAACTGTCAAATTAA
- a CDS encoding GntP family permease, whose translation MPISAIGAIIGLVLSIVLILRKVPPVYALVAGALAGGLIGGASLAMTVEFMIEGAQGIIPAVLRILAAGVLAGVLIESGAASSIARAVVKRLGEKKALLALVLATMALTASGVFVDVAVITVASIALAIAHKAKLSKTAILLAMVGGGKAGNIMSPNPNTIAVSEAFNVPLTSVMAAGIIPAIFGVTITYWMAKRLAQKGTFVSSEDVEESGVEKLPPVGLAIIAPLVAIALLVMRPLFDIVVDPMIALPAGGLVGALVMGKITKINGFIISGLSKMSAVAVLLLGTGALAGIITNSGLQFVLIDTIDALGLPSYALAPASGIFMSGATASTTAGAVVASEVFSGTLMELGVSALAGAAMIHAGATVIDHMPHGSFFHATAGSVLMSIQERLKLIPYETIVGLTLAAVSTLIFGVFQLF comes from the coding sequence ATGCCGATTTCTGCAATAGGTGCCATTATCGGACTTGTCTTATCAATTGTACTTATCTTAAGAAAGGTTCCACCCGTTTACGCATTAGTAGCAGGAGCTTTAGCTGGTGGTCTTATCGGTGGCGCAAGCCTCGCTATGACCGTCGAATTTATGATAGAGGGTGCACAGGGAATTATACCTGCTGTGCTTCGAATTTTAGCAGCAGGGGTGTTAGCCGGCGTTTTGATTGAATCTGGAGCCGCTTCTTCGATCGCTCGAGCAGTGGTAAAAAGGCTCGGGGAAAAGAAGGCATTACTTGCTTTAGTACTTGCCACAATGGCTCTGACTGCATCAGGAGTATTTGTTGATGTTGCTGTTATTACCGTCGCGTCTATCGCACTTGCTATTGCACATAAAGCAAAGCTATCTAAAACAGCGATCCTACTTGCCATGGTTGGTGGGGGTAAGGCTGGTAATATTATGTCACCAAACCCGAACACAATCGCCGTATCTGAGGCATTCAACGTTCCATTGACCTCTGTTATGGCAGCGGGTATTATTCCAGCAATCTTTGGTGTTACGATCACATATTGGATGGCAAAACGACTTGCACAAAAAGGGACATTTGTTTCTTCTGAAGACGTAGAAGAATCTGGTGTCGAGAAGCTACCACCGGTCGGACTTGCGATCATCGCACCGCTCGTAGCGATTGCGCTGCTTGTTATGCGTCCGCTATTTGATATTGTAGTCGATCCAATGATCGCGTTACCTGCAGGTGGACTAGTTGGTGCACTTGTAATGGGTAAGATTACGAAAATTAACGGATTTATTATCTCCGGATTATCTAAAATGTCTGCTGTGGCCGTGCTGTTATTAGGTACTGGCGCACTAGCTGGAATTATTACAAACTCAGGACTACAGTTTGTGCTAATCGATACGATCGACGCACTCGGACTGCCTAGCTACGCATTAGCGCCGGCTTCTGGTATCTTTATGTCTGGTGCAACGGCATCGACAACTGCTGGGGCTGTTGTTGCTAGTGAAGTATTCAGTGGCACCTTGATGGAGCTTGGAGTATCGGCATTAGCTGGTGCAGCTATGATTCATGCAGGGGCAACCGTTATTGACCATATGCCTCACGGGAGTTTCTTCCATGCGACAGCAGGTAGTGTATTAATGAGCATTCAAGAGCGTCTCAAGCTTATTCCTTACGAAACAATTGTCGGACTAACGCTTGCGGCAGTATCGACATTAATCTTTGGTGTCTTCCAGTTATTTTAA
- a CDS encoding glycerate kinase: protein MRIVIAPDSFKETATAMEVATAIEAGLKPELPDATIIKCPMADGGEGTVQSLVDATVGKLVTTQVTGPVGQPVEATYGILGDHQTAVIEMAEASGIHLVDRDVKDPKITTSFGTGELIRHALDAGVEKFIVGIGGSATNDAGAGMLQALGVHFYDEAGLELGPGGAALGQLARIDATGLDSRLKDVKIRVACDVDNPLLGETGASAIYGPQKGATSEDIVLLDRALENFADLVEPDCGHDIRSAKGAGAAGGLGAAFLAYLPATLERGATIVSDVVGLKQHISHADLVITGEGGVNHQTIYGKTPIHVAKVAKSFDLPVIALCGSVSNGYETVFEGGIDAVFSTLTELTDLETLAETTPQHIQKTARNVARLLKIRLNL, encoded by the coding sequence ATGAGAATAGTGATTGCACCAGATTCATTTAAAGAGACAGCGACAGCAATGGAGGTAGCAACGGCGATTGAAGCAGGTTTAAAGCCGGAGCTACCTGATGCGACTATTATAAAGTGTCCGATGGCAGATGGTGGAGAAGGGACGGTACAGTCTCTTGTGGATGCAACAGTAGGTAAACTCGTTACGACTCAGGTTACAGGCCCTGTTGGTCAACCGGTAGAAGCGACCTACGGCATTTTAGGAGATCACCAAACGGCAGTCATTGAGATGGCCGAAGCATCTGGTATCCACTTAGTCGACCGCGATGTAAAGGACCCTAAGATTACGACAAGCTTTGGTACAGGTGAATTGATTCGTCATGCCCTTGATGCTGGAGTGGAGAAATTTATTGTCGGTATCGGTGGAAGTGCAACAAATGATGCTGGGGCTGGGATGCTTCAAGCACTAGGCGTGCATTTTTATGACGAAGCAGGTCTAGAGCTTGGTCCCGGTGGAGCTGCTTTAGGTCAGCTAGCACGAATTGATGCGACTGGACTTGATTCACGACTAAAAGACGTAAAGATTCGCGTGGCATGTGACGTTGATAATCCTCTACTAGGAGAAACGGGAGCATCCGCAATTTACGGCCCTCAAAAAGGAGCAACGAGCGAGGATATTGTTTTATTGGACCGTGCGTTAGAAAATTTTGCTGATCTCGTCGAACCAGACTGCGGTCACGACATTCGCTCTGCCAAAGGCGCAGGCGCAGCCGGAGGACTCGGAGCAGCATTCCTTGCGTATTTGCCAGCCACGTTGGAGCGAGGAGCTACCATTGTTTCGGACGTAGTAGGATTAAAGCAGCACATCTCCCACGCCGATCTTGTCATTACAGGCGAAGGTGGGGTCAATCATCAAACGATTTACGGTAAGACACCTATTCACGTAGCTAAAGTGGCTAAAAGCTTTGATTTACCAGTTATCGCACTTTGCGGAAGCGTCTCAAATGGCTATGAGACAGTGTTTGAGGGAGGAATTGACGCTGTTTTTAGTACCCTAACAGAACTTACAGATCTCGAGACCTTGGCTGAAACAACGCCACAGCACATCCAAAAAACAGCTCGCAATGTCGCACGATTGTTGAAAATTCGACTCAATCTGTAG
- a CDS encoding lysophospholipid acyltransferase family protein — protein MIRTTIWFIYFFLYLLVISPAIPKGRRLKESGDERADAFVQQKSSTWARRLIKLAGGRITVHGFDNIPNEPVLFVSNHQGNFDIPILLSSTGRKTGFISKVEVKKIPLIRSWMELLDCVFLDRKDRRQAVKAIRSGSDRLVAGASLVIFPEGTRSKGKPVQQFKKGSFKLATLSKVTIVPVSMNGTYRMMEANGGKMKPADASITFGEPIRIHQENPDMKLDELAEYVQQKVEENLDAKYVAPKEQVVEEVLS, from the coding sequence ATGATTCGCACTACAATATGGTTTATTTATTTCTTTTTATATTTACTCGTCATCTCACCAGCGATACCTAAAGGTCGTCGTTTAAAGGAGAGTGGAGATGAGAGAGCGGACGCTTTCGTTCAACAGAAGTCGTCGACCTGGGCACGTCGATTAATTAAACTAGCTGGAGGACGTATTACGGTCCACGGCTTTGATAATATCCCGAACGAACCTGTACTTTTTGTCAGTAACCACCAAGGTAACTTTGACATCCCTATCCTGCTTTCGAGTACAGGTCGCAAAACGGGGTTTATTTCAAAAGTAGAGGTTAAGAAGATTCCTTTGATCCGAAGCTGGATGGAGCTTTTAGACTGCGTGTTTCTTGACAGAAAAGATCGTCGCCAAGCAGTGAAAGCGATTCGTTCAGGCTCTGATCGGTTAGTTGCTGGGGCGAGCCTTGTGATTTTCCCTGAAGGCACGCGTAGCAAAGGGAAGCCGGTCCAACAGTTTAAAAAAGGTAGCTTTAAGCTAGCGACACTTTCAAAGGTTACGATAGTACCAGTCTCAATGAATGGTACGTATCGTATGATGGAAGCAAACGGTGGCAAAATGAAGCCAGCTGATGCATCCATTACGTTCGGAGAACCTATCCGTATTCATCAAGAAAATCCGGATATGAAGCTGGATGAATTAGCGGAATACGTACAACAGAAGGTAGAAGAGAATTTGGATGCGAAGTATGTTGCGCCTAAAGAGCAAGTGGTGGAAGAAGTACTGTCTTAA
- a CDS encoding SCP2 sterol-binding domain-containing protein, translating into MQAEQKMQEVVTKMNTNPEHIQDLTYTYEFRLTDSGVRQLHIENGKAELTEPTREPKLVIEISDENFVKMANDDLNPTTAYMTGKLKIKGEIGHALKFSQLLKKYQ; encoded by the coding sequence ATGCAAGCAGAGCAAAAAATGCAAGAAGTCGTGACTAAAATGAATACGAACCCTGAGCATATTCAGGATTTAACTTACACGTACGAATTTCGCTTAACGGATAGCGGAGTGCGTCAGCTGCACATTGAAAATGGCAAGGCTGAACTAACAGAACCAACTAGAGAGCCTAAACTAGTTATTGAAATCTCAGATGAGAACTTCGTGAAGATGGCGAATGATGATCTGAATCCTACGACAGCCTATATGACTGGCAAGCTAAAAATCAAAGGAGAGATCGGCCATGCCCTTAAATTCTCCCAGCTATTAAAAAAATATCAGTAA
- a CDS encoding FbpB family small basic protein, translating to MRKANRKSFEELVQQNKQEILADPQAIDQIEEKLEERHEQHSAN from the coding sequence ATGCGTAAAGCAAATCGTAAAAGTTTCGAAGAACTGGTTCAGCAGAACAAGCAGGAGATTTTAGCAGATCCACAGGCTATTGACCAGATCGAAGAAAAATTAGAAGAAAGACACGAACAGCATTCTGCTAATTAA
- a CDS encoding MBL fold metallo-hydrolase yields MAVSTALKNIHKITIPTPFAVGPVNVYVLTGDKHILVDTGPATKEAEEVLRHGLQQLQLTPEDIHTVVTTHHHPDHVGLVHLFKDAEIIGHEKMQPWLVKDQAFFDQIYAFFRPFFAQNGVPEELVNQMVTTHQAYLTYTEKTSLTRTVREGDRIGDYTVLETPGHAQTHISLLSKDGTLIAGDHLIAHISSNAIIEAPYSSGENRAKTLLQYRDALLKIKDVSCVLPGHGEQIDDPTILIQERIKQQDEKAIMFLDKLGDSELSIFELTKLVYKRLVDKQPDLTFSETLGHVELLEEQGLVEFKKDNEGIIRYKKAKAQN; encoded by the coding sequence ATGGCAGTGTCAACAGCGTTAAAAAACATCCATAAAATCACTATTCCGACACCATTTGCTGTAGGTCCAGTCAATGTATATGTTCTTACAGGTGACAAACATATATTGGTAGATACGGGACCAGCAACGAAGGAAGCGGAAGAGGTCTTACGTCATGGACTTCAGCAACTACAGCTAACTCCGGAGGATATTCACACTGTCGTTACCACTCACCATCATCCTGATCATGTCGGACTCGTTCATCTATTCAAGGACGCTGAAATCATTGGGCACGAAAAGATGCAGCCTTGGCTTGTAAAGGATCAAGCATTTTTTGACCAAATATACGCTTTCTTCCGCCCTTTTTTCGCCCAAAATGGCGTCCCTGAAGAGCTAGTTAATCAGATGGTCACGACTCATCAGGCCTATCTGACCTATACCGAAAAAACATCCCTCACACGAACAGTCAGAGAGGGCGACCGCATTGGTGACTATACGGTACTAGAGACTCCTGGGCACGCACAAACGCACATTTCACTCCTGTCTAAGGATGGCACCCTCATAGCCGGTGATCACCTTATCGCGCATATATCATCAAATGCTATTATTGAAGCCCCTTATTCTTCGGGCGAAAATCGTGCTAAAACGCTCCTTCAATATCGTGACGCCCTGCTTAAAATTAAAGATGTATCTTGTGTGTTACCAGGTCACGGTGAACAAATAGACGATCCTACGATCCTCATTCAGGAGCGAATCAAGCAGCAGGACGAGAAGGCTATCATGTTTTTAGATAAACTAGGAGACAGCGAACTATCTATTTTTGAGTTGACGAAGCTAGTATATAAGCGACTCGTTGATAAACAACCAGACTTAACGTTTTCTGAAACACTTGGGCACGTCGAGCTTTTAGAGGAACAAGGGCTCGTTGAGTTCAAAAAGGATAACGAAGGCATTATTCGATATAAAAAAGCTAAGGCACAAAATTAG
- a CDS encoding BCCT family transporter, translated as MNTSHKIDWPVTIISGGLLVLFVLASLINAEAVREFVDVTFVLSADYFGAFWQVLMLLTFVIAMVLAFSKYGNIKLGKKDSPEFSTFKWISIIMCTLLAGGGVFWAAAEPVYHFLDTPPMYDAEPGTEAAVIPALAQSYLDWGFLGWAILGTLAGIILMYGHYHRGMPLKPRTLLYPIFGEKIAKNSIIGTAADAFSIIAVAAGTIGPIGFLGLQAAYGLNTLFGIPNTIVTQILIVVGLITIASISALTGLHRGIQFLSRWNIVLTLVLMAVVLLIGPGRFIIDQFINSMGVYMRDLLPISLYRGDTVWLSFWTLFFWGWFIGFGPIMATFIARISRGRTLRELVIAIAVIAPIVTNFWFTIVGGSGIYFELQNPGVISDPLNADGLPASMIAIMTQMPMGTFMALAFLFITVIFVSTTADSMSYTIAVAITGNETPKKALRVFWALLMGAVASILLFIGESSVDALQSFIVATAVPVSILLLPTLWLAPRVAKELYHEQFPTKK; from the coding sequence GTGAACACTTCTCATAAAATTGATTGGCCAGTTACGATTATAAGCGGAGGTCTCCTCGTGCTGTTCGTTCTGGCGTCATTAATAAATGCAGAAGCAGTAAGAGAATTCGTTGATGTCACTTTTGTGTTATCAGCTGATTACTTTGGTGCATTCTGGCAAGTATTAATGTTACTTACGTTTGTTATCGCAATGGTTTTGGCATTTTCTAAATACGGCAATATTAAGTTAGGTAAAAAAGATTCACCCGAATTTAGTACGTTTAAGTGGATCTCGATCATCATGTGTACATTACTCGCAGGAGGTGGCGTTTTTTGGGCGGCTGCGGAGCCCGTGTATCACTTTTTAGATACACCTCCAATGTACGATGCCGAGCCAGGCACGGAAGCAGCTGTAATACCAGCTTTGGCGCAGTCTTACCTTGACTGGGGATTCCTCGGCTGGGCGATACTTGGTACACTTGCTGGCATTATCCTTATGTATGGACATTACCATAGAGGGATGCCTCTTAAACCTCGTACGCTACTATACCCTATTTTTGGAGAAAAAATCGCAAAGAATAGCATAATTGGTACTGCTGCCGATGCATTTTCCATTATTGCTGTAGCAGCTGGGACAATTGGACCTATCGGATTTTTAGGATTACAGGCCGCATACGGCTTAAACACGTTGTTTGGAATTCCAAACACAATTGTCACGCAGATACTCATCGTAGTTGGATTAATTACAATTGCCTCTATCTCTGCGCTTACAGGACTCCATCGCGGAATTCAGTTTTTAAGCAGATGGAATATTGTTTTAACACTTGTATTAATGGCTGTTGTGTTGCTGATTGGACCAGGTCGATTTATTATTGACCAATTTATTAATTCGATGGGGGTTTACATGCGTGACCTCTTACCAATTAGCTTATACAGAGGAGATACTGTCTGGCTCTCGTTTTGGACATTATTCTTCTGGGGTTGGTTTATTGGTTTCGGTCCGATTATGGCTACGTTTATTGCGCGAATTTCTCGGGGAAGGACGCTACGAGAGCTCGTTATTGCAATTGCGGTAATCGCGCCAATCGTAACAAATTTCTGGTTCACGATTGTTGGTGGTTCAGGTATTTACTTCGAGTTACAAAATCCAGGTGTTATCTCGGATCCATTAAATGCTGACGGATTACCTGCATCCATGATCGCAATCATGACACAAATGCCAATGGGTACCTTTATGGCACTTGCGTTCTTGTTTATTACGGTTATCTTCGTATCCACGACGGCTGACTCGATGAGCTATACGATCGCAGTTGCTATCACTGGTAATGAGACCCCTAAAAAAGCGTTACGCGTTTTTTGGGCGCTCCTTATGGGTGCTGTTGCATCGATCCTTCTTTTCATCGGAGAAAGCAGTGTAGACGCGTTACAATCCTTTATTGTAGCAACTGCCGTTCCTGTGTCTATTTTGCTACTACCTACATTATGGTTAGCGCCACGAGTAGCAAAAGAGCTTTACCACGAGCAATTCCCTACAAAGAAATAA
- a CDS encoding VLRF1 family aeRF1-type release factor — MTLTEEIHKLRELECSEGKCVLSVYLNTDPANPDQQKGEWKIRLKNGLKRLEEYIEASGETEELKSYKKLRKKVDDEINGNRTNLTKSVVIFASDEEDLWSVHYLPIAVETDFQWEKTAQVDQLEMLEKHYPLAGIVLPNMDEVKIIETSLGEINNEWTYTFDSGKEEWSLSDGMASGDRIASGATHVDKFQQRFEENLQRFYKEMATKVENLKKKQNWEEIHLVGEAEMVRNFESGLRKEVASRVEKNLNKASATKVLDEVFS, encoded by the coding sequence ATGACATTAACAGAAGAAATCCACAAGCTAAGAGAATTAGAGTGCTCGGAAGGAAAGTGCGTACTATCTGTATACTTAAACACGGATCCAGCTAATCCAGACCAGCAAAAAGGGGAATGGAAGATCCGACTTAAAAATGGACTAAAACGATTAGAAGAATATATCGAGGCTTCTGGTGAAACAGAAGAGCTTAAAAGCTATAAAAAGCTACGTAAAAAAGTAGACGACGAAATTAATGGCAATCGAACAAATTTAACAAAAAGCGTTGTGATTTTTGCTTCAGACGAAGAGGATTTATGGTCCGTTCACTACTTGCCAATTGCTGTCGAGACTGATTTCCAATGGGAAAAGACAGCGCAAGTGGACCAGCTTGAGATGCTTGAGAAGCATTACCCACTAGCTGGGATTGTACTACCGAATATGGATGAAGTGAAGATTATTGAAACGTCGCTTGGAGAAATAAACAACGAGTGGACGTATACGTTTGATTCCGGTAAAGAAGAGTGGTCACTTAGTGACGGCATGGCTTCAGGCGATCGTATTGCTTCAGGAGCAACGCACGTAGATAAATTCCAACAACGATTCGAAGAGAATCTTCAGCGTTTCTATAAAGAAATGGCGACAAAAGTTGAGAATTTAAAGAAGAAGCAAAACTGGGAAGAGATTCACCTTGTAGGCGAAGCCGAAATGGTGCGCAACTTTGAGAGTGGGCTTCGAAAAGAAGTTGCTAGCCGAGTAGAGAAAAACTTAAATAAAGCAAGTGCAACTAAAGTACTTGATGAAGTATTTTCTTAA
- a CDS encoding MFS transporter — MSTKQNNPIFRYWVLVFMVLIAGFSQGMLLPVLAIMLEGTGVSSAANGLNAAALYIGIILVSPFIEQPVRKFGYKPVILVGLIIVTVALLFFPVWQIFWLWFILRMIVGVADNLIHFSTQVWISTTADPKKRGRQLSLYGLSFGLGFGLGPMMAQFLEINEYLPFIIAASVSAFAFILMLFIRNEWPEREIETASKLGTFGRYKQVIKLAWFALLPGFVFGYLEASIHGNFPVYSIRMGLDLSFTTAYLLPGFVFGSLITQLPLGMLSDRVGRSRVLLGLLAFGLVIFMVMPFIEQNQALLLTGFVLAGMLLGSLFSLGIAYLADLVPANLLPTGNVMTAVLFALGSMIGPIVGGFLIEIIGDGALYYSISFMLASTLIAGIFFHRKSNQAVSYAKAS, encoded by the coding sequence ATGTCAACTAAACAAAACAACCCTATTTTTCGCTATTGGGTACTCGTTTTTATGGTTTTAATTGCAGGGTTCTCGCAAGGGATGCTTTTACCAGTGCTTGCGATTATGCTGGAGGGTACTGGAGTTTCGTCAGCAGCCAATGGATTAAATGCTGCCGCACTTTATATCGGAATTATTCTCGTTTCACCTTTTATTGAACAGCCAGTGAGGAAATTTGGCTATAAGCCCGTCATTTTAGTCGGACTTATAATTGTAACGGTCGCGTTACTCTTTTTCCCAGTTTGGCAAATCTTTTGGCTATGGTTTATCCTTCGGATGATCGTCGGGGTAGCGGATAATCTCATTCACTTCTCTACGCAGGTGTGGATAAGTACGACAGCAGATCCAAAAAAGCGAGGCAGACAGCTATCTTTATATGGTTTATCATTTGGACTGGGCTTTGGGCTTGGACCAATGATGGCGCAGTTTTTAGAGATCAATGAATATCTACCATTTATAATCGCTGCATCAGTCAGTGCATTTGCCTTTATACTTATGCTCTTCATTCGTAACGAATGGCCAGAGCGTGAAATCGAAACTGCCTCCAAGCTTGGCACATTTGGGCGTTACAAGCAGGTCATTAAGCTTGCATGGTTTGCTCTTCTTCCTGGATTCGTATTCGGTTATTTAGAAGCATCTATTCACGGGAATTTCCCTGTCTACTCCATTCGTATGGGACTAGACCTTTCGTTCACCACTGCTTATTTATTACCTGGATTTGTATTTGGAAGCCTGATTACACAGCTTCCTTTAGGAATGTTAAGTGACCGCGTTGGTCGAAGTAGAGTGTTGCTTGGTCTTTTAGCATTTGGCCTAGTCATCTTCATGGTCATGCCATTTATCGAACAAAACCAAGCTTTATTACTCACTGGCTTCGTACTCGCCGGAATGCTTTTAGGGTCCCTCTTTTCACTCGGAATTGCGTATTTAGCCGATCTCGTGCCAGCAAACCTCTTACCGACAGGTAACGTGATGACCGCGGTTCTGTTCGCGTTAGGTAGCATGATCGGACCAATCGTCGGTGGCTTCTTAATTGAGATAATTGGGGATGGCGCGCTGTACTATTCCATCAGCTTTATGCTTGCCTCAACATTAATCGCCGGAATCTTTTTTCACAGAAAATCCAATCAAGCCGTCAGTTATGCGAAGGCTAGCTAA